From the Manis javanica isolate MJ-LG chromosome 13, MJ_LKY, whole genome shotgun sequence genome, one window contains:
- the C13H19orf25 gene encoding UPF0449 protein C19orf25 homolog isoform X1, whose translation MGSKAKKRVVLPTRPAPPTVEQFLADVRGAPADDPVFTSLAPADFPGPSGRAQDTEAQQEQLYQQSRAYVAMNQRLQQVGNQLKQKCEDLQRAGPTCQLWDSITLEHPAQLLSSLVLLLEGVRLPSTCGPRAEAARTEGPKHHPPDLHPHACPRETGAGSRRDSTAVY comes from the exons ATGGGCTCCAAGGCCAAGAAGCGCGTGGTGCTGCCCACCCGCCCTGCCCCCCCCACGGTGGAGCAGTTCCTGGCGGACGTGCGAGGGGCGCCCGCCGACGACCCGGTCTTCACCTCCCTGGCGCCGGCAG acttcccaggcccctctgggagggcccaggacactgaggcccagcagGAACAGCTCTACCAGCAGAGCCGGGCCTATGTGGCCATGAACCAGCGGCTACAACAGGTGGGCAACCAGCTGAAGCAGAAGTGTGAGGACCTGCAGCGGGCCG GACCCACCTGCCAGCTGTGGGATTCGATCACACTGGAGCACCCAGCCCAGCTCCTGTCGTCTCTGGTCTTACTCCTGGAGGGAGTGAGGCTCCCATCCACATGTGGACCCAGGGCCGAGGCAGCCAGGACAGAAGGCCCAAAACATCATCCTCCCGACCTCCACCCCCATGCTTGCCCGCGTGAAACGGGAGCAGGCAGTAGGCGTGATTCAACAGCTGTTTATTAA
- the C13H19orf25 gene encoding UPF0449 protein C19orf25 homolog isoform X4, whose product MGSKAKKRVVLPTRPAPPTVEQFLADVRGAPADDPVFTSLAPADFPGPSGRAQDTEAQQEQLYQQSRAYVAMNQRLQQVGNQLKQKCEDLQRAGEQLERDVGQLKQVALPGTVAASSG is encoded by the exons ATGGGCTCCAAGGCCAAGAAGCGCGTGGTGCTGCCCACCCGCCCTGCCCCCCCCACGGTGGAGCAGTTCCTGGCGGACGTGCGAGGGGCGCCCGCCGACGACCCGGTCTTCACCTCCCTGGCGCCGGCAG acttcccaggcccctctgggagggcccaggacactgaggcccagcagGAACAGCTCTACCAGCAGAGCCGGGCCTATGTGGCCATGAACCAGCGGCTACAACAGGTGGGCAACCAGCTGAAGCAGAAGTGTGAGGACCTGCAGCGGGCCGGTGAGCAGCTGGAGCGGGACGTAGGCCAGTTGAAGCAGGTGGCACTGCCGGGGACTGTGGCTGCCTCCTCAGGCTGA
- the C13H19orf25 gene encoding UPF0449 protein C19orf25 homolog isoform X2: protein MGSKAKKRVVLPTRPAPPTVEQFLADVRGAPADDPVFTSLAPADFPGPSGRAQDTEAQQEQLYQQSRAYVAMNQRLQQVGNQLKQKCEDLQRAGLALVPCRTHLPAVGFDHTGAPSPAPVVSGLTPGGSEAPIHMWTQGRGSQDRRPKTSSSRPPPPCLPA, encoded by the exons ATGGGCTCCAAGGCCAAGAAGCGCGTGGTGCTGCCCACCCGCCCTGCCCCCCCCACGGTGGAGCAGTTCCTGGCGGACGTGCGAGGGGCGCCCGCCGACGACCCGGTCTTCACCTCCCTGGCGCCGGCAG acttcccaggcccctctgggagggcccaggacactgaggcccagcagGAACAGCTCTACCAGCAGAGCCGGGCCTATGTGGCCATGAACCAGCGGCTACAACAGGTGGGCAACCAGCTGAAGCAGAAGTGTGAGGACCTGCAGCGGGCCG GGCTGGCACTTGTGCCGTGCAGGACCCACCTGCCAGCTGTGGGATTCGATCACACTGGAGCACCCAGCCCAGCTCCTGTCGTCTCTGGTCTTACTCCTGGAGGGAGTGAGGCTCCCATCCACATGTGGACCCAGGGCCGAGGCAGCCAGGACAGAAGGCCCAAAACATCATCCTCCCGACCTCCACCCCCATGCTTGCCCGCGTGA
- the C13H19orf25 gene encoding UPF0449 protein C19orf25 homolog isoform X3: protein MGSKAKKRVVLPTRPAPPTVEQFLADVRGAPADDPVFTSLAPADFPGPSGRAQDTEAQQEQLYQQSRAYVAMNQRLQQGWHLCRAGPTCQLWDSITLEHPAQLLSSLVLLLEGVRLPSTCGPRAEAARTEGPKHHPPDLHPHACPRETGAGSRRDSTAVY, encoded by the exons ATGGGCTCCAAGGCCAAGAAGCGCGTGGTGCTGCCCACCCGCCCTGCCCCCCCCACGGTGGAGCAGTTCCTGGCGGACGTGCGAGGGGCGCCCGCCGACGACCCGGTCTTCACCTCCCTGGCGCCGGCAG acttcccaggcccctctgggagggcccaggacactgaggcccagcagGAACAGCTCTACCAGCAGAGCCGGGCCTATGTGGCCATGAACCAGCGGCTACAACAG GGCTGGCACTTGTGCCGTGCAGGACCCACCTGCCAGCTGTGGGATTCGATCACACTGGAGCACCCAGCCCAGCTCCTGTCGTCTCTGGTCTTACTCCTGGAGGGAGTGAGGCTCCCATCCACATGTGGACCCAGGGCCGAGGCAGCCAGGACAGAAGGCCCAAAACATCATCCTCCCGACCTCCACCCCCATGCTTGCCCGCGTGAAACGGGAGCAGGCAGTAGGCGTGATTCAACAGCTGTTTATTAA
- the C13H19orf25 gene encoding UPF0449 protein C19orf25 homolog isoform X5: MGSKAKKRVVLPTRPAPPTVEQFLADVRGAPADDPVFTSLAPADFPGPSGRAQDTEAQQEQLYQQSRAYVAMNQRLQQDPPASCGIRSHWSTQPSSCRLWSYSWRE, from the exons ATGGGCTCCAAGGCCAAGAAGCGCGTGGTGCTGCCCACCCGCCCTGCCCCCCCCACGGTGGAGCAGTTCCTGGCGGACGTGCGAGGGGCGCCCGCCGACGACCCGGTCTTCACCTCCCTGGCGCCGGCAG acttcccaggcccctctgggagggcccaggacactgaggcccagcagGAACAGCTCTACCAGCAGAGCCGGGCCTATGTGGCCATGAACCAGCGGCTACAACAG GACCCACCTGCCAGCTGTGGGATTCGATCACACTGGAGCACCCAGCCCAGCTCCTGTCGTCTCTGGTCTTACTCCTGGAGGGAGTGA